From the genome of Vicia villosa cultivar HV-30 ecotype Madison, WI linkage group LG2, Vvil1.0, whole genome shotgun sequence, one region includes:
- the LOC131648973 gene encoding uncharacterized protein LOC131648973 — protein MNDQSKMMMNLNQMNQSQMMKMNPPQPQSQMMKMKMNPPQIINQSPEQFLMNHNQGMNQQQMMNPNLAPMMNRGGYKVWSQQLPLDPNMKFQNPNLKPNFAKPGRSNNNNNNWKGKKVGGDKRKDIRRMENSSGISNNSVGYQPPTLQELQSQNRLKARKFYPKKKFNARFAPFAPRNTTSYIIRAKKSGGIASLVSPCPVTPAVLPTPILSPSREMLGDMAKEEWGVDGYGSMKGLIRLRDVHDDEDEDGGDGSSESDVEEHVEVERRLDHDLSRFEMIYPNYGGGDYNNVLENRVDDQDSHIAQLEEENLTLRERLFLMERELGDLRRRMLFLERQSQNQVVEDVNEEVVENGSDNESDGGSDVPVMGIENNAEMVDSMMESERNENIEANAAVKLENDGVSEADGVEDVFMEESVPSDVVSNQDEFKGNEMGGGFVFDEVKGEKEELKVELATQQCAPDEAFAKENDSEDHKESGENEMVDRSDESKTQEANYLASERDECKNPIVGTSSGTVGDDDLSVAQ, from the coding sequence ATGAACGATCAatcgaagatgatgatgaatttgAACCAGATGAATCAGTctcagatgatgaagatgaatccgcCTCAGCCTCAGTctcagatgatgaagatgaagatgaatccgcCTCAGATTATTAATCAGTCTCCGGAACAGTTTCTGATGAACCATAATCAAGGAATGAATCAGCAGCAGATGATGAATCCGAATCTTGCTCCGATGATGAACCGTGGAGGATATAAGGTTTGGTCTCAACAGCTTCCTTTGGATCCTAATATGAAGTTTCAGAACCCTAATTTGAAACCTAATTTCGCGAAACCGGGGcgaagtaataataataataacaactggAAGGGGAAGAAGGTTGGTGGTGATAAGAGGAAAGATATTAGGAGAATGGAAAATTCGAGTGGAATTTCGAACAACAGTGTTGGTTACCAACCACCTACACTTCAGGAGTTGCAGTCTCAGAATCGTTTGAAAGCGCGGAAGTTCTATCCTAAGAAGAAGTTTAATGCTAGATTTGCTCCTTTTGCGCCGAGGAATACGACTTCGTATATTATTCGTGCTAAGAAATCTGGTGGGATTGCATCGCTTGTGTCGCCTTGTCCTGTGACTCCGGCTGTGCTTCCTACGCCGATATTGTCTCCGTCGAGGGAGATGTTGGGAGATATGGCAAAGGAAGAGTGGGGTGTTGATGGGTATGGGTCGATGAAGGGTTTGATTAGGCTTCGTGATGTTCATGATGATgaggatgaagatggtggtgatgGGTCGAGTGAGAGTGATGTGGAGGAACATGTGGAGGTTGAGAGGAGGTTGGACCATGATTTGAGCCGGTTTGAGATGATATACCCGAATTACGGAGGTGGGGATTATAATAATGTGTTAGAGAATAGGGTTGATGATCAGGATTCTCATATTGCACAGTTGGAGGAAGAGAATTTGACTTTGAGGGAGAGACTTTTCCTAATGGAGAGGGAGTTGGGTGATTTGCGAAGGAGGATGCTGTTTCTCGAGAGGCAGAGTCAGAACCAGGTTGTGGAAGATGTCAATGAGGAAGTAGTGGAGAATGGGTCTGATAATGAAAGTGACGGGGGATCTGATGTACCTGTTATGGGAATTGAGAACAATGCTGAAATGGTTGATTCAATGATGGAAAGTGAGAGAAAtgaaaacattgaggccaatgctGCTGTTAagttggaaaatgatggagtatcAGAAGCTGATGGTGTAGAGGATGTTTTTATGGAAGAGTCTGTTCCGAGCGATGTGGTTTCAAATCAGGATGAGTTCAAGGGTAATGAAATGGGAGGTGGCTTTGTGTTTGATGAAGTTAAGGGAGAGAAGGAAGAGCTTAAGGTTGAATTAGCCACACAACAGTGTGCACCAGATGAAGCTTTTGCCAAAGAAAACGATAGCGAGGATCATAAAGAGAGCGGCGAGAATGAAATGGTTGATAGAAGTGATGAATCGAAAACCCAAGAAGCAAATTACTTAGCGAGTGAGAGGGATGAGTGCAAGAATCCGATAGTTGGGACAAGTTCAGGGACTGTCGGAGATGATGATTTATCTGTTGCTCAGTAG